GATAACTAAGCTTAAAGATCAGGCGGAAAAACTTTATTCACTTGAAGCTATTAAGTCTGCTAATGCCTATGTAGGAAGTATTGTAATACTTGTCATGATAGTTATGAATCTAATGCTTATGGTGAATATTTCAAGTGATCCTGATATTGTATATATTGTTAAAAATACAGTTACAGGACAGGTTATAGCGGTGTCTAATGCTGTTTCCATTATTTTCGGATTATACATGATTAAGAATATTAATTCTTCTGTTTGAAAGGGGATGTTAAAGATTATTTACAGCCTTTTTTTAATGCTTTTACTGGCTTTTTTAATTTATACAGTTATTAAGGAGTATGAAATTTATAGGCTTAGAAAAAGAATCTACCGTATAAAGCCTATAGATGAAATTTCAAAGCTTTTGGGAAAGACAGTAAAGAAAAGTGCGCTTGATAAAATAAATGAAATGCTTAAAGCAGCGGGAAACCCCTTAAAGCTTACAGCAGAGACGTATATTCTTGCCCACATAGGGCTTCTTTTATTTGCAGTTATATACATTTATTTAACTAAAATGAGTGGATTGCAGGCTGCTTTACTATTTTTGCTTAGCATATTTGGATTGGATTTATATATTCAGTCTGCAAGAAAGGACCGCATAGAGAAATTTAAAAGAGAAATGCCTGAAATAGTGGACTTATTTGAGCTGGGAGCGGCGGCTGACGTGCCGCTTGAAGATATATTTTTGATTACAGCTAAGTCAGCGAAGTCAAAGGAGGTGAGAAGTGCAATAACGAAGCTTGCTGCAGAGTACATTATGACAAGAGAAAAGGAGGTGGCACTAAGAAAGTTTACTAGTGAAGTCAATCTGCCAGAGGCTAATGTCTTAGCAATGGCTTTGCTGCAAGGGGACAGGACAGGGAGAACTGTGGAAATTTTATCGACTCTTTCATCTTCGCTTTTTAATACTGCAGCATCTAAGATAGCACGTGAGGACAAATCCATGGAATATAAGGTCCTTATTGCTATTTTCTTTTTAATGGCTTCCATAGTTACGCTGTACATTTATTCATATTTTACAAACATTCAAAGTGGATTAAAAATGATTTTTTAAGGAGGCAGATTCTGTGTTGAAGAAATTTAAGGATTCAATTAAAAAATCTTTACTAAACTCAAAAGGTCTTAGTGAACTTGTTTCAATAGCTTTAATAATTTTGTTTGTGGTTCTTGTTGCAGCAAACCCTATTAGAAATCTTGGACAGACGACGAGTTCAGGTATTTCAAACCTTAATAGCCAAATGCAGCAGGTTCTAAATGGACAGTAAGGAGGTGATAGCGGGGAGATTAAATTCTCCCTGCTTAACTATGAAAATTAGGAAATCTTGGAGAAAGGGGAATGTAGAGTTAATAGCCTTTGTGCTTGTGCTTCCCTTTCTTATAATGCCAATTGCTAATACAGTAAATATGCTTATGGATTTGACAAGATACGATACTTTACGCCAGGCTGCAAGAGAAGCAGTCTTAAGAATGGAGATTGAAGGCGGAATGACAGATGATGAGCTTTATAATCTTGAAGCTTTTCTTAAGTCTAAAGGAATTGATACTGATAAAGTTCATATAGATTACACTCCATATCCTGTACCTTACGGTGAAGATGTAAAAGTAAAGATATCAATGGAAACTGTAATTAGAAGGTACAGTATTACATTTGGAGGAGTAAAAAGGATTGATAATAATGTTGAGATGGTTTATGGACCTATCACATCTGTTAGCAAAAAGTATGAAAGATAAAAAAGGCAGTGGGGTAATATTATTGACACTACTTTTTCTCATTCCGCTTTTTGTCTTCAGCATATTTTTGATAGAAAGCAGATACCTATACAATATTAAAAATGTTGCAGATGATGCTGTTGTATCATCAGCTCTTGCTTCACTTAAAAGTGCAGATCCTGTTGATGTAGCTTATGGAGAGTATGTTTTGGATAAAGATGCTGCAAAGGATACTTTTTATGAATACCTTAAAAAGAATATGAAGCTTGATGATAATATGAATCCCATGCCTGGAAGTGTGGCAGCAAGTTCAGTGCATGTTGACGAATTTATAGTTTACAATCCAGGTGATTATCCTACGTATTGCCCTAAAGGGACATTGATAAGAAACACGTCTATTCATGTTGTTATAAGTTTTAAAGCCCGAAGACCTGGACTAATTGGTCTATTAGGGAAATATGTTGATATTGTTGTACATAGAGATGTTGACAATTTTTACAATTTAGAGGAGGAATGATAGATGGTTTTGTTTAAAAAGAGAATATTTTTGATATCAATAAGTTTGATTTTGGCGGCTATATTGTCGTATTTTCAATATCAGTACTTTTACAAGATGACGGAAAGTGATAAGAAAGTTCAAGTTATAGCAGCATTTTCTGATATTAAGGCAGGAGAAAAAATAGATTCGAAGCTTGGTATAAAGCTTATACCACAGTCTGCGTATGTTAAAGATATGTATTTGCTAAGTGAAAAGCCCTCGGGATATGCTAAAGTGGATATAGCAGAGGGTTCATACGTGATGAAGAGTATGGTTTCTAAAGACGATGTTCCAGTTTTAAAAGAAGGTATGAGAAGGTTGTCGATAAGCGTAAATTTAGAGTCTTCTTTGGCAGGAAAAATTAAGCCAGGTGACTTTGTTGATGTAGGATGGGCTCCAAAAAGTTATGAGAAAGGCGAAAATGGAGCTGTAATAGCTAATAAAGTTGAAATATATGATATTGTCAATAAGTCAGGAGTGGATATTAAAAAAGCTGATAAAAACAATCAGTATGATACGGATTCTTTACTTCCCGCAGCAGTAACACTAATTGTCACACCAGAACAGGCTATTGCTATAAAAGAGTATGAAGCTAAAGGAAGTTTGTTTTTGATGGGATATTAAATAATTTGGAGGTGAGAGAGATAAAATATATACCGGTTATATTTATTCTTGCATATTTAAGTTATGTTGATTTAAAAAAAAGAGAAGTGCCTGATTTTGCGGTCATTGTCCTTTTTATTTATTCTCTTTTTTTCATTAGCAATTTAAAGGAAAGCCTTTTAATGGCTGGAATAGTTTTTATTCTTCTTATGATTACATCACTTATTTCGTCAAGAAGTATTGGCGGTGGGGATATTAAACTTCTGACTGTTTTGGCTTTTTTTATGGGTAAAGATTTCTCTATGCTGGCATTGCCTATGTTTGTACTTCTTATATTTTCTTTGATTTACGGCATATTGAAAGGAAAGGGTTTAAGGCATTCTGTGCCACTTGTGCCGTATGTGTTTTTGTCTTACATTTTTTATTTGATTTTGGAGGTGTTTTCTTGGAATTTACACTTCTTATATTAGATGGTGATGGATACTATAAACTTTATAGGCAAATAGTAGATATTAATAATTCATCAAAATTTTCATGATTTTTTGATTGAAAATTTCAAACAAGAAATGTATACTTAAGTTAAGTAATGAATAGAATAGGAAGGAGGAATAGATATTGTTTAAGGTGGATGATACGAGTATGAAAAAGAGAAGATTTTCTAATCTTAAAAATTTGGTTTCATGTATGATTTCTGTGAGTGATTTAGGAAGAGGAAAAGCGTCGAAAATCATAGAGGAAGTTTCTAAAAAAAAGGAGCATTTTATAGTGATTAAAAATAATAAGCCACAAGCAGTGATTATACCTATCGAACAGTATGATGAACTTATGGAAGCACAGGAAGATCTTGAACTTTTACAGCTTGCAATTGAAAGAACGAAAAATTTGAAAGAGGAAGAATGTATACCTTTTGAAGAGATTCTTAAAGAGGAGGGCTTAACGAGAGAAGAATTAGAAAAATACATTGATCTGGTGGAGATTGAATAACGTGTGGAATATTTCTTTTATACCAGAAGCAAAGAAAGATTTGTTTAAGTTGGATAAGAGTATCAGGATGGTTATATATTCAGGTATTGAGAAGGTAAGCTCTAATCCTCTACCTCAAAGCGAAGGTGGTTATGGAAAGCCTCTTGGCAATAAGCATGGAAATAATCTGACAGGTTTTTTTAAGATAAAATATAGAAATATAGGAATACGGGTAGTTTACACACTTGTTAGAGATAAAAAAATTATGAATATAGTAGTTGTTTCTGTAAGAGATGATGATTATTGTTATTCACTGGCAGAGAAAAGAAAAAGAAAATATGGGAGTAAGTTGTTTGAGAAGGGTTTTGAAAATGATATGCGCGCCGATTAAGGCGTTTTTTTATTTTGCATAAAATTAGAAGGAGGATTTGAAATGTTTAAGATGGGATTGGATTTAGGATATGGATATACGAAGGGTATTAGTGAAACTGGTAAAACAGTTGTTTTTCCATCTATTGTTGGGAATGCTTATGAGAGAAATCTTAAAGGCCTTTTTGAAAGTAGTTTTGAGAAAAGAATTGATAATATGCACATTGTAATCATGAACGGGGAAAGGCACGAATTTTTTGTTGGGGAGTTAGCCAGAAGAGAAGGAAGGAATGTATCTTATGTATTTGATGAAAATAAGATAAATCATCCTAATACTAAAGTGTTAATTGCCGCATCGTGCCTTTTGCTTTTCCCTGAAGACGGAGGTCCAGTGCATTTGGTGACTGGTTTACCTCTTGAACAGTATATCCACAAAAAAGAGGAATTTTTAGAAATGCTTAAGGGATATAGAAATTTGGCTTGTTTTAAAGGGGATGAAAAGGTAAGGACGATTAAGTTTGATAAAGTAACAATTTTCCCTCAGGCAGCGGGTGCGGTTTATTCAGCAATTATGGAGGACTTACATAAATATTTAGTAAGAGGCAGCTATTTAGGACTTGTTGATATAGGTTTTAAGACAACAGATTTTATAGTTTTTTTAGTGGAGGACCGCTTGGTTTTGAGAGAGGATTTATCAGGTACTATAGATGTAGGTATATCTTCTATTTACAATTCACTTGACAAGTTATTTACACAGAAGACAGGTAGTAAGTTAGATGTACCTGAACTTATGAGAATTGCAAAAGACGAACGAATATTTTTTAGAGGAAGGCAGATTGATTTTGGAGATGAAATTAAAGGTATTAAAGTTGAAATTGCAAGGGTGATAAAGGATAGGCTTAAAGCTGTTTGGAGTAATAAATTAGACTTCTTTAACACTATTTTTCTTGCTGGAGGAGGTGCTAAAAATCTGCAAGAGTTTTTGATAGATATCTATGATAATACAGTTATTGTGAAAGATCCTCAGATGGCCAATGCGAGAGGTTTTTTGAAAGTAGCGGAATTAGAAGAGAAGAAAAACGGCTAGATATGTTGGAGGTGGGGTGATGGACAAAAGATTAAAAAACATAGAAAAACTTAATTATGAAAATGTGTGGGAACTTATGAAACAGATGGTTGATTACTATATGGAAGAGAAAAACTATATAACTAAGAGAGATATAAAATACATTATCAGGTTTTGTGAGAATACAAATCTTAAGGCAATATCTATTAATGATGATGAACGAATAATGTAAACAGCTTTATGATGCTTTATATCAATAAATATGGTGCATTAGCTATTAAAATGTAAACAAAAGTTATTTTGCAAGATACCTTGGTTGTTTACATTTTTTTATTTTTGTATGACTTAAGTCTTTATTTTGCCAGATTTTGTGTTGTTTACAATGTATGTATACATATAAAAGCCTTGATACCAAAGAAATAAGAAATAGAAAAACAGCAAAGTGTAAACAAACTTAATAAAAATTGATTGTTGTCTGTTTACACTTTATATATTTTATAGCCCTATGATATCATTATTACTTCAAGTTAACCTGTAAACAGGTGGTGATCTTTTTGTCTTCAAAGGTGTACAGTTTTAGAGTGGATGAAAGCGACTTAAATGAGGTTTTGTCAAAGTTTAATGGAAAAGATAGGACAGCATTTATAAAAAGTGCCTTAAGGTTCTATATTGATTTTTATTTAAGTGAAAATAAAAAGGATCCATTTAAAGAGATAAATGAGAAGCTTAATAGGATCGAAGTTGCTATTTTAGGATTTGATTTAAAAGTGCCTTTTAAAAGGGCAGAACTTCAAGCCCAAACGTTGGATGAACCTAAGGACACAACAGATCAATTCTTGATAGAAAGCTTGCAAGATATTCTTTCGCTTTAGTTAAAAAGCGTGTAGTAATTATGCTTGGTTTTTATAATGCAGGATAAGGGGAGGTGCACTTTGTGCATCACACACGCCGGGCAGTGCCCGGCGGAACTGGTTTTGTAAGAGGTGTATTTTAAGGTGCTTTTCTTATGGTAAAGGTGCATTTTTGTGCTTTAAATAGCTATTAGCCATTGATAATTCTGAATTTTTTAGTGATGCTTATATGATGTACGTGAAATTTTATGTTTTTAAAGTTGCTTTTTTATGACAATTTGATAAAAAGTTCTGTTTAATACTGCTGTAAGATTAGAGGTATTTTTATTTCTTAGAAAAAACTTTTTTACAAAAATTATAAAATAAATTGTAAGAGTTAGGGTTAGTTTTTCCCAGCAGGTAGGGCTATATTCATGATAATCAACTGTACAAGGAACTGTAGTAAGTTTTTTTATAAACTTCTGTTTATTAGTAAATAGGTGAGTTTTTATAATGAAAGAGTCTTTATCTTTCATTTTTTTAATGATATTTGGCAATGCAACAGTACTAAAATCTTTGTAAAGTTTTAGGATAGAATCATCTGGTTTATAAAAAATAAATAGCAGTAGAGAATTTGGATGTTTTTGGAGGTGCCATTCATGTTTAAAATAAGCAACTACAAAAAATTTGCTGATCCTGATAAAAGCAAGTCTAAATGTAATCAAAAGGATCAATGGAAGAATGATATAAGGGCTGATGGGGAGCAAGAGCAAAAAGAAGTCGATAATAAAAGCGATAGAAATCCTGAAATAAAAATTTTGCATAGTATTCCTCCATTCTTGTATGATGAAGAAGAATTTAAAAGAGTTACATCTAACTTATATGGTTTAAAAGACATAATTATAGGTATAACACACATTTTAGGTACTTTCTTTGCAGTATATATACTCTATTCTATCTCTTTTCAAGATTTCCTTTTTTCTTTTTTAAATCCAGCTAAAATATCTAAAATAACAGGAGAGAAAATTCACGTGTATTTATTTCTTATATGGACTGGATGGTCATTTGTGATATACGGTATTTCAAATTTAATTAAAGTTTTGCTTAATCTAAATATGGAAAAGGTAATACTTATTGATTACATTAGTTTGTTAATATATTTTGTACCTGTTACTGCAAGTTTATGGTTTATGCCTCATAAAGATTTTAAGCTTTGGTACGATATAATTTTTTATTTGATTATGTGGTACGAAATCTTTGCACGTAGAATTTTTAAAATTTTTATTATCTTTTAAGGAGGAATGTATTTGAAGAGGGTAAATGTTCAACTGCCAGAGGATGTTTATCAAGCTTTGGTGAATTTAGCATCAAGACGAGATGAATCTATTTCTGCTGTTGCAAGAAAAATGCTTTCAGAAGCAGTTTTGATTGAAGCAGCAAATGATGGTATTGACAAAGTTACAGAAGCCGTCCGAAAGGCAATGCGAGATGTATTAAAACCTACAGAAGATAGATTGGCAAAGCTTATGGCTAAATCAGCCGTTGCAGCAGCTACAGCAATGTATATGAATGTACAGACCATAGCAGATTTAGGGAAGCACAATGCTATTGAGCTTTACAATGAGGCAAGAGTTAAGGCAGTTGCTTATCTTAAAGAAAGAGATGATAATGAATGAGCTCTCCTTTTGTGATGATAGCAAAATTTTATCTACCTACTCTTGAAAATCGGGCTAAAAATGTTGCGCATCTTTTGTATATAGGAACCAGATCTGGTGTTGACAAAGGTGAATTAAATGAATTAGAGGAACTGGATGAGGGAAATAAATATGCAGAAAAGATACTTTCAGAATATGACAACTTCGATGATTTTATTGATAATTTTGAGATAGATATTGCTGGTACTCCTGCAGGACATGTAAAGTATATGGATGAAAGACCGGGAAGCCATGGGCTTTTCAGCTCTGATGGAAATGTTAGTTTGAAAGAAACAATGAAAGAACTGAGTAATCATTTAGGTATTGCTTGGCGTTTTATCCTTTCATTGAAGGAAGAAGATGCTGTAAAGCTTGGATATACTACAAGAGAATCATGGGAGAAGGCTCTTAGAGCTACAATATCAGATGCAGCAGCAAAAATGGGCATTCCAGAGTCAAATCTGAAGTGGGTTGCTGCTTTCCATCAAAAAAAAGGTCATCCTCATGTGCATATTGTAATGTGGGAGAAAACACCTCAGAGGCATCAGGGAAAACTTTCAGAAGGTGAGAGAAAAGACATAAGAAAAGTATTTTTAAATGAAATATATGCAAAAGAAAGACTTGCGCTTACAGCAGAAAAATCAGCAGTACGGGACCTTATAAGGGATACGGCTAAAAGAGATATTTCAGAGTTGCTAAATGAGGTAAAAAAAGCAAGGATAGAAATAAAAGCATTAAATGGCGAAAAGCCTGGTCTTCCGCCTACTCTTGACCAAACTACGAGAGAAGAGCTTTTTGAAAAGCTAA
The nucleotide sequence above comes from Thermoanaerobacterium sp. CMT5567-10. Encoded proteins:
- a CDS encoding Flp pilus assembly protein CpaB yields the protein MVLFKKRIFLISISLILAAILSYFQYQYFYKMTESDKKVQVIAAFSDIKAGEKIDSKLGIKLIPQSAYVKDMYLLSEKPSGYAKVDIAEGSYVMKSMVSKDDVPVLKEGMRRLSISVNLESSLAGKIKPGDFVDVGWAPKSYEKGENGAVIANKVEIYDIVNKSGVDIKKADKNNQYDTDSLLPAAVTLIVTPEQAIAIKEYEAKGSLFLMGY
- a CDS encoding type II secretion system F family protein, producing the protein MLKIIYSLFLMLLLAFLIYTVIKEYEIYRLRKRIYRIKPIDEISKLLGKTVKKSALDKINEMLKAAGNPLKLTAETYILAHIGLLLFAVIYIYLTKMSGLQAALLFLLSIFGLDLYIQSARKDRIEKFKREMPEIVDLFELGAAADVPLEDIFLITAKSAKSKEVRSAITKLAAEYIMTREKEVALRKFTSEVNLPEANVLAMALLQGDRTGRTVEILSTLSSSLFNTAASKIAREDKSMEYKVLIAIFFLMASIVTLYIYSYFTNIQSGLKMIF
- a CDS encoding ParM/StbA family protein, translated to MFKMGLDLGYGYTKGISETGKTVVFPSIVGNAYERNLKGLFESSFEKRIDNMHIVIMNGERHEFFVGELARREGRNVSYVFDENKINHPNTKVLIAASCLLLFPEDGGPVHLVTGLPLEQYIHKKEEFLEMLKGYRNLACFKGDEKVRTIKFDKVTIFPQAAGAVYSAIMEDLHKYLVRGSYLGLVDIGFKTTDFIVFLVEDRLVLREDLSGTIDVGISSIYNSLDKLFTQKTGSKLDVPELMRIAKDERIFFRGRQIDFGDEIKGIKVEIARVIKDRLKAVWSNKLDFFNTIFLAGGGAKNLQEFLIDIYDNTVIVKDPQMANARGFLKVAELEEKKNG
- a CDS encoding type II toxin-antitoxin system RelE/ParE family toxin, with product MWNISFIPEAKKDLFKLDKSIRMVIYSGIEKVSSNPLPQSEGGYGKPLGNKHGNNLTGFFKIKYRNIGIRVVYTLVRDKKIMNIVVVSVRDDDYCYSLAEKRKRKYGSKLFEKGFENDMRAD
- a CDS encoding A24 family peptidase; translation: MREIKYIPVIFILAYLSYVDLKKREVPDFAVIVLFIYSLFFISNLKESLLMAGIVFILLMITSLISSRSIGGGDIKLLTVLAFFMGKDFSMLALPMFVLLIFSLIYGILKGKGLRHSVPLVPYVFLSYIFYLILEVFSWNLHFLY
- a CDS encoding type II toxin-antitoxin system Phd/YefM family antitoxin encodes the protein MFKVDDTSMKKRRFSNLKNLVSCMISVSDLGRGKASKIIEEVSKKKEHFIVIKNNKPQAVIIPIEQYDELMEAQEDLELLQLAIERTKNLKEEECIPFEEILKEEGLTREELEKYIDLVEIE
- the mobP3 gene encoding MobP3 family relaxase, which codes for MSSPFVMIAKFYLPTLENRAKNVAHLLYIGTRSGVDKGELNELEELDEGNKYAEKILSEYDNFDDFIDNFEIDIAGTPAGHVKYMDERPGSHGLFSSDGNVSLKETMKELSNHLGIAWRFILSLKEEDAVKLGYTTRESWEKALRATISDAAAKMGIPESNLKWVAAFHQKKGHPHVHIVMWEKTPQRHQGKLSEGERKDIRKVFLNEIYAKERLALTAEKSAVRDLIRDTAKRDISELLNEVKKARIEIKALNGEKPGLPPTLDQTTREELFEKLKELSKIMPSHGRIAYAYMPSEVKEKAKEITDWLLKQPSFHESVERYKDLAKELTSHYTSNPEILESAAEKAYEDIQKRVSQIVLKGAAALREENLMDTTRLTNTVWRSAWRALERERLRAEAQSNIAAQKEMEKKRKAIERRSESREV
- a CDS encoding flagellin; protein product: MLKKFKDSIKKSLLNSKGLSELVSIALIILFVVLVAANPIRNLGQTTSSGISNLNSQMQQVLNGQ